In Gemmatimonadales bacterium, the following are encoded in one genomic region:
- a CDS encoding NAD(P)H-binding protein → MTPKPAIVLGASGSVGRALVKELIGNGGFAPIVTLVRRPQPDQLAAANSAGVELREIIVSTMDPASLEAATLEAIGSLDGDVASFSVLGIGAGTGHLTMDQHRAVDVELNAAFARALRASGRVKHLAFMSAVGSDATAAASGSGAAGMARYRRVKGEAEIAVQESGPPVVSIFRPALIIGSDHTPRLLEKVLPIFAFATPAKWKSITVEQIARAMIATALQPPADSALYHYPEMVALSR, encoded by the coding sequence GTGACCCCCAAGCCCGCCATTGTCCTCGGCGCGTCAGGCTCGGTCGGCCGCGCACTCGTCAAGGAACTGATCGGCAACGGCGGATTCGCTCCGATCGTGACCCTCGTCCGTCGGCCGCAACCCGATCAGCTCGCCGCCGCCAACAGCGCCGGAGTCGAGTTGCGGGAGATCATTGTGTCGACGATGGATCCCGCCTCGCTCGAGGCTGCGACGCTCGAAGCGATCGGCTCGCTCGATGGCGATGTCGCCTCCTTCTCCGTGCTCGGCATCGGCGCGGGAACTGGGCACCTGACAATGGACCAGCATCGTGCCGTCGACGTCGAGCTGAATGCGGCTTTTGCCCGCGCCCTCCGCGCGTCGGGACGGGTGAAGCACCTCGCCTTCATGTCCGCCGTCGGATCCGATGCGACCGCGGCCGCGAGCGGTTCCGGTGCCGCGGGGATGGCACGGTACCGCCGAGTGAAGGGAGAGGCGGAGATCGCGGTCCAGGAGAGCGGACCACCGGTCGTGAGCATCTTCCGGCCGGCGCTGATCATCGGCTCGGACCACACGCCGCGGTTGCTCGAGAAGGTGCTCCCGATCTTCGCGTTCGCCACGCCGGCGAAATGGAAATCGATCACCGTCGAGCAGATCGCCAGGGCGATGATCGCAACAGCGCTGCAGCCGCCGGCGGATTCGGCGCTCTACCACTATCCCGAGATGGTGGCGCTGAGTCGGTGA
- a CDS encoding metalloregulator ArsR/SmtB family transcription factor, which produces MVQYSSTHLDASFAALADATRRGVLEQLGRSDASVSELAGRFRMTLTGMKKHIGVLEDAGLVITEKVGRVRTCKLGDQPLGDAAAWIEQHRRLWDARFEALDQVIDELKRKEKRHERRRSR; this is translated from the coding sequence ATGGTTCAGTATAGCAGTACACATCTCGACGCTTCCTTTGCCGCGCTCGCCGACGCCACCCGGCGCGGTGTGCTGGAACAGCTCGGACGGTCGGACGCATCGGTCAGCGAGCTTGCGGGAAGGTTCCGCATGACGCTCACCGGGATGAAAAAGCACATCGGAGTCCTGGAGGACGCAGGGCTGGTCATCACGGAGAAGGTCGGGCGGGTGCGGACCTGCAAGCTTGGCGACCAACCGCTCGGCGACGCGGCGGCGTGGATCGAACAGCACCGCCGGCTCTGGGACGCACGCTTCGAGGCACTGGACCAGGTCATCGACGAACTCAAACGGAAGGAGAAGCGCCATGAACGCAGACGGAGCAGGTAA
- a CDS encoding SRPBCC family protein, whose product MNADGAGKSASTRKTTQVRQSDRELVVTRQFDAPARLVFKAWTSADLFKQWWAPKSFGINMVSCEIDARTGGGYKMVFSHPASGEPMAFFGKYIEVTPPSRLVWTNEEAGDAGQVTTVTFEAQGGKTLVVVRELFPSKEALDEAIASGSVNGWSEQFVQLDEFLATQGEAAASA is encoded by the coding sequence ATGAACGCAGACGGAGCAGGTAAATCGGCCTCGACGAGGAAGACTACGCAGGTACGCCAATCGGATCGTGAGCTGGTCGTCACCCGGCAGTTCGACGCGCCGGCGCGCCTCGTGTTCAAGGCGTGGACCAGCGCCGACCTATTCAAGCAGTGGTGGGCGCCGAAATCGTTCGGCATCAACATGGTCTCGTGCGAGATCGACGCGCGCACCGGCGGGGGCTACAAAATGGTCTTCTCCCATCCTGCCAGCGGCGAGCCGATGGCGTTCTTCGGCAAGTACATCGAAGTGACGCCGCCATCGCGGCTGGTCTGGACCAATGAGGAAGCTGGCGACGCCGGGCAGGTCACCACGGTGACGTTCGAAGCGCAGGGCGGCAAGACGCTGGTCGTCGTGCGCGAGCTCTTCCCCTCGAAGGAAGCGCTCGACGAAGCGATTGCTTCGGGGAGTGTCAATGGATGGAGCGAGCAGTTCGTCCAGCTCGACGAGTTCCTCGCGACCCAGGGCGAAGCCGCAGCATCGGCGTGA
- a CDS encoding DPP IV N-terminal domain-containing protein, translated as MKCAFLLAFAIAPFAAASAGAQQPVTAADYARAEKFLGPGMNGLVIGGSVAPNWMPNDRDDRFWYRSTTAAGTQTYMVDPVKKTRTAVADTAGLPVTASAGRGGRGGGGGGRGGRGAGPMASKGEPLLLSPDRTRGAFVRDWNLWVHDMSSGAERQLTHDGVEDFGYATDNAGWAGGPDAMAVWSPDSKRLATQQQDERNVGKMYLVSTPTGGAFSANGRQGGHPVLRQVPFPLPGDSVVTMMYRVIVDADNGNVLRLKMPADFHRGTREDNIELSDTKWSPDGSQLAIASMSRDNKHVWISVANASTGDVRHVLDETEKTQYKAPTGWQVLWSTNEIIWYSDRDDWGQLYLYDLATGQLKNRITSGDGPVMQILRVDPAIRTLWFAANGKEAEQDPYFSHIYRVNLDGTHQTSLTPDVGTHTAEISPDGKYVVDTYSQPDVPPEVALRNGTDGHLILPLEKADISKLLASGWKPPIPVRMIAHDGKTAIYGMMFVPTHLDSTKKYPIVNNIYPGPQSGSVGSRAFTAVRGDRQALAELGFVVVTIDGMGNPGRSKSFQDSYYGAIGRDNTLPDQVTGMKQLADRYKFIDLDRVGIWGHSGGGFATADAMFRYPEFFKVGIAESGNHDNRQNEDDWGERYQGLVVRNADGTDSYTAEANENFAQNLTGHLLLAHGSMDTNVPPYSTFLVVDALIKANKDFDLLILPNNNHGYTASQYMMRKRWDYFVRWLLNTDPPKEFTFGAAN; from the coding sequence ATGAAGTGCGCATTCCTCCTTGCGTTCGCGATCGCTCCGTTCGCCGCTGCATCCGCCGGCGCCCAGCAGCCGGTCACCGCCGCTGATTATGCGCGGGCCGAGAAGTTTCTTGGCCCCGGGATGAACGGCCTGGTGATCGGCGGAAGCGTCGCGCCAAACTGGATGCCGAATGACCGCGACGACCGATTCTGGTATCGGTCGACGACCGCCGCGGGAACGCAGACGTACATGGTCGACCCGGTGAAGAAGACCCGCACCGCCGTCGCGGATACCGCCGGCCTCCCGGTGACGGCCTCGGCAGGACGGGGCGGACGCGGCGGCGGTGGTGGAGGGCGTGGAGGGCGCGGTGCCGGCCCGATGGCGTCGAAAGGGGAACCGCTCCTGCTCTCCCCCGACCGCACCCGTGGCGCATTCGTGCGCGACTGGAATCTCTGGGTCCACGATATGTCGAGCGGAGCGGAACGCCAGCTGACACACGACGGCGTCGAGGACTTCGGCTACGCGACCGACAACGCGGGCTGGGCCGGCGGCCCAGATGCAATGGCGGTCTGGTCTCCCGACTCGAAGCGCCTTGCGACGCAGCAGCAGGACGAGCGGAACGTCGGCAAGATGTACCTCGTCTCGACTCCGACAGGCGGCGCGTTCAGCGCCAACGGGCGCCAGGGCGGCCATCCGGTGCTTCGCCAGGTGCCGTTTCCCCTCCCGGGCGACAGCGTGGTGACGATGATGTATCGCGTCATCGTCGACGCAGACAACGGCAACGTGCTGCGGCTCAAGATGCCCGCCGACTTCCATCGCGGCACCCGCGAAGACAACATCGAACTCAGCGACACCAAGTGGAGTCCCGACGGATCGCAGCTGGCGATCGCGTCGATGTCGCGCGACAACAAGCACGTCTGGATCTCCGTCGCCAACGCCTCGACCGGCGACGTCCGCCACGTCTTGGACGAGACCGAGAAGACACAGTACAAGGCGCCGACCGGGTGGCAGGTGCTCTGGTCCACCAACGAGATCATCTGGTATTCCGATCGGGACGACTGGGGGCAGCTCTACCTTTACGACCTGGCGACCGGCCAGCTCAAGAACCGGATTACCAGCGGCGACGGCCCGGTGATGCAGATCCTGCGCGTCGATCCGGCGATACGCACGCTGTGGTTTGCCGCCAACGGGAAGGAAGCGGAACAGGATCCGTACTTCTCGCACATCTACCGCGTCAATCTCGATGGCACACACCAGACGTCGCTAACGCCGGACGTCGGCACGCACACCGCCGAGATCTCACCCGACGGCAAGTATGTCGTCGACACGTATTCGCAGCCCGACGTGCCGCCGGAGGTCGCGCTGCGCAACGGCACAGACGGCCATCTCATCCTGCCACTCGAGAAGGCCGACATCTCGAAGCTGCTCGCCAGCGGATGGAAGCCGCCGATTCCGGTCAGGATGATCGCGCACGACGGGAAGACGGCGATCTACGGAATGATGTTCGTCCCGACCCACCTCGATTCGACGAAGAAGTATCCGATCGTCAACAACATCTATCCCGGCCCGCAGAGCGGAAGCGTCGGCAGTCGCGCCTTCACGGCGGTCCGCGGCGATCGGCAGGCTCTCGCCGAGCTCGGCTTCGTGGTGGTGACGATCGACGGAATGGGGAATCCGGGCCGCTCGAAGTCATTCCAGGACTCCTATTACGGTGCGATCGGGCGTGACAATACCCTTCCCGATCAAGTCACGGGGATGAAGCAGCTGGCCGACCGGTACAAGTTCATCGACCTCGACCGGGTGGGGATCTGGGGACACTCCGGCGGCGGCTTTGCCACGGCCGACGCGATGTTCCGCTATCCGGAGTTCTTCAAGGTCGGGATCGCCGAGTCGGGGAATCACGACAATCGGCAGAACGAAGATGACTGGGGCGAGCGGTATCAGGGGTTGGTGGTGCGAAACGCCGACGGCACCGACAGCTACACCGCCGAGGCGAATGAGAACTTTGCGCAGAACCTGACGGGGCATCTGCTGCTGGCGCACGGTTCGATGGACACGAATGTGCCGCCGTACTCGACGTTCCTCGTGGTCGATGCCTTGATCAAGGCCAACAAGGATTTCGACCTGCTGATCCTGCCGAACAACAATCACGGCTACACCGCGTCGCAGTACATGATGCGGAAGCGCTGGGACTATTTCGTGCGCTGGCTGCTGAACACCGACCCGCCGAAGGAGTTCACCTTCGGCGCGGCGAATTGA
- the arr gene encoding NAD(+)--rifampin ADP-ribosyltransferase: protein MAASFQGIPSDRGPFYHGTRADLSAGDLLTPGGSSNYKAGLTMNHIYFTALMDGAGLAAALASGNGGERVYVVEPTGAFEHDPNVTDKKFPGNPTRSYRSLAPLRIVGEATDWVRQTPDQIAEWRRRLGNSKGDIIN, encoded by the coding sequence TTGGCGGCATCGTTTCAGGGGATACCATCGGACCGGGGACCTTTCTATCACGGCACGAGGGCAGATCTGTCCGCTGGTGATCTGCTGACACCGGGCGGCTCCTCCAACTACAAGGCGGGGCTGACGATGAATCACATCTATTTCACGGCGCTCATGGATGGGGCGGGATTGGCAGCGGCGTTGGCGAGCGGCAACGGGGGCGAACGGGTGTATGTCGTGGAACCGACCGGCGCGTTCGAGCACGACCCGAACGTCACCGACAAGAAATTTCCAGGGAATCCGACCCGCTCGTATCGGTCGCTCGCACCGCTGCGCATTGTTGGCGAAGCAACCGACTGGGTGAGGCAGACGCCGGACCAGATCGCGGAATGGCGTCGGAGGTTGGGCAACAGCAAGGGTGACATCATCAACTGA